One Hordeum vulgare subsp. vulgare chromosome 4H, MorexV3_pseudomolecules_assembly, whole genome shotgun sequence DNA window includes the following coding sequences:
- the LOC123446551 gene encoding UPF0481 protein At3g47200-like, with protein MAMAMEDDETATEKSRFFRDARLEAMQRRVDEVHAESEDPYTIFRLPAAVRERHPDLYEPKVVSVGPYYHGRAGLAAAQQHKWRLLRDFLSRSRTNGKGAGGSQLGAYLRCASALEADARRCYAEGFDAVGADDFAEMLVVDGCFLLEFFLRKGEGQLAAPGGAKWAWHHMYHDVLLLENQIPFFVVEKLHAIAFPGEDGGTDTEGLLDIFCKALAGDLPSSRAIRPRSGKTIHHLLHLHYECNVRSASADASDAKGRTNGKADANNGASSLAVWKQSPVPSPSPRSSDGAVKGRLTSMVPQAAKMEEAGVTFKRKATPRDMFDVSFRYGVLHMPAFVVDEAAKVLLANLVAFEQGGGRAARQLDGGNLVTGFVALVGSLVNTTRDVELLRRCGVMHCMVTHDEAVRYFSHVVQYTTMDYDRHLLACLFRDIREHCQWSR; from the coding sequence ATGGCCATGGCCATGGAGGACGATGAGACCGCGACCGAGAAGAGCCGCTTCTTCCGCGACGCGCGCTTGGAGGCCATGCAGCGGCGCGTCGACGAGGTGCACGCGGAGTCCGAGGACCCCTACACCATCTTCCGCCTCCCCGCGGCCGTGCGCGAGCGCCATCCGGACCTGTACGAGCCCAAGGTCGTGTCCGTGGGGCCCTACTACCACGGCCGCGCCGGGCTCGCCGCCGCGCAGCAGCACAAGTGGCGCCTCCTCCGCGACTTCCTCTCGCGGTCGCGGACAAACGGGAAGGGAGCCGGCGGCAGCCAGCTGGGCGCCTACTTGCGCTGCGCGAGCGCGCTCGAGGCCGACGCTCGGCGGTGCTACGCGGAGGGATTCGACGCCGTGGGCGCGGACGACTTCGCGGAGATGCTCGTCGTCGACGGCTGCTTCCTGCTCGAGTTCTTCCTACGGAAGGGCGAGGGCCAGCTCGCCGCGCCCGGGGGCGCCAAGTGGGCGTGGCACCAcatgtaccacgacgtcctcctcctcgagaaCCAGATCCCCTTCTTCGTCGTCGAGAAGCTGCACGCCATCGCCTTCCCCGGCGAGGACGGCGGGACCGACACCGAGGGGCTCCTCGACATCTTCTGCAAGGCCCTGGCCGGCGACCTGCCGTCGAGCCGCGCCATCCGGCCGCGCAGCGGCAAGACGATACACCACCTCCTGCACCTGCACTACGAGTGCAACGTCCGCAGCGCGTCCGCGGACGCCAGCGACGCCAAGGGACGCACCAACGGCAAAGCCGACGCCAACAACGGCGCGTCGTCGCTGGCCGTGTGGAAGCAGTCGCCGGTCCCGTCCCCGTCCCCGCGCTCCAGCGACGGCGCCGTCAAGGGCCGCCTGACGTCGATGGTCCCGCAGGCCGCCAAGATGGAGGAGGCCGGCGTGACGTTCAAGAGGAAGGCGACCCCGCGCGACATGTTCGACGTGAGCTTCCGGTACGGCGTGCTGCACATGCCGGCGTTCGTGGTGGACGAGGCAGCCAAGGTGCTGCTGGCCAACCTGGTGGCGTTCGAGCAGGGCGGCGGCCGCGCCGCCAGGCAGCTGGACGGGGGCAACCTGGTGACGGGGTTCGTGGCGctggtggggtccctggtgaacaCGACGAGGGACGTGGAGCTGCTCCGGCGGTGTGGCGTCATGCACTGCATGGTCACGCACGACGAGGCCGTCAGGTACTTCAGCCACGTGGTGCAGTACACGACCATGGACTACGACCGCCACCTGCTCGCCTGTTTGTTCCGAGACATCCGAGAGCACTGCCAGTGGAGCCGATGA